The following proteins are encoded in a genomic region of Labeo rohita strain BAU-BD-2019 chromosome 5, IGBB_LRoh.1.0, whole genome shotgun sequence:
- the lhfpl2b gene encoding LHFPL tetraspan subfamily member 2b — protein MCHVIVTCRSMLWTLMSIVVAFAELVAFMSAEWLVGYPDGSEFNITVTASHRNDQRTLGIYSRCIKVAQQKVVQCGPYATDFMEIASGFWQATVIFLVVGIFLLSVVGILSVFSMCFQSILKKSIFNVCGLLQGIAGLFLILGLMLYPAGWGSKKVVDYCGPDASPYKVGLCSLGWAFYTAIGGTVLTFICAMFSAQAEIATSSDKVQDEIEEGRSLICVL, from the exons ATGTGTCACGTCATAGTCACATGTCGCTCTATGTTGTGGACCTTGATGAGCATTGTGGTGGCCTTTGCTGAGCTGGTGGCATTTATGAGCGCCGAATGGCTAGTGGGATATCCAGATGGTTCTGAGTTCAACATCACCGTCACAGCTTCACACCGCAATGACCAGCGCACCTTGGGTATCTATAGCCGCTGCATCAAGGTGGCACAGCAGAAGGTGGTCCAGTGTGGGCCCTACGCCACAGACTTCATGGAAATAGCCAGTGGCTTCTGGCAAGCCACTGTTATATTTCTAGTCGTCGGAATCTTTCTCCTTTCCGTCGTGGGCATCCTTTCGGTTTTCAGCATGTGCTTCCAGAGTATCTTGAAGAAGAGCATATTCAATGTGTGTGGCCTGCTGCAGGGAATAGCAG GTCTATTCCTCATCCTAGGTCTGATGCTCTATCCTGCAGGCTGGGGCTCTAAGAAAGTGGTTGACTACTGTGGTCCGGATGCTTCCCCGTATAAAGTGGGCCTGTGTTCTCTGGGCTGGGCCTTCTACACAGCCATAGGAGGCACTGTTCTCACTTTCATCTGTGCTATGTTTTCGGCCCAGGCTGAGATCGCCACCTCCAGCGACAAGGTGCAGGATGAGATTGAAGAAGGACGGAGTCTCATTTGTGTGCTGTGA